One region of Triticum aestivum cultivar Chinese Spring chromosome 6B, IWGSC CS RefSeq v2.1, whole genome shotgun sequence genomic DNA includes:
- the LOC123134466 gene encoding uncharacterized protein yields the protein MVSPGVPVIQQVHFLQQSNQLNYQQGDIVQMMAPAGVHDEQQVTFLHQLNQQGGGDQMVAPAGVHDEQQVTFLHQLGQQGGGDQMVAPAGVHVPPQVNYPLQGGGDQMVAPAVVHVPPQVNYPLQGNILLDLAYYPLD from the exons ATGGTTTCTCCTGGGGTTCCTGTCATACaacaagttcattttcttcagcagaGTAACCAGCTTAATTACCAGCAGG GAGATATTGTCCAGATGATGGCACCAGCTGGGGTTCATGACGAGCAGCAAGTTACTTTTCTTCATCAGCTTAACCAGCAGG GAGGTGGTGACCAGATGGTGGCACCAGCAGGGGTTCATGACGAGCAGCAAGTTACTTTTCTTCATCAGCTTGGCCAGCAGG GAGGTGGTGACCAGATGGTGGCACCAGCTGGGGTTCATGTCCCACCGCAAGTTAATTATCCTCTGCAAG GAGGTGGTGACCAGATGGTGGCACCAGCTGTGGTTCATGTCCCTCCGCAAGTTAATTATCCTCTGCAAGGTAATATACTCTTGGACTTGGCATACTACCCTTTGGATTAG